Proteins co-encoded in one Haloarcula pelagica genomic window:
- a CDS encoding DUF1272 domain-containing protein — MIEYECQRCQEQVTGSPLRHTCPHCGGSLVSRHQSD; from the coding sequence ATGATCGAGTACGAGTGCCAGCGCTGTCAGGAGCAGGTGACCGGGAGCCCGCTCCGACACACGTGTCCGCACTGCGGCGGCTCACTCGTGTCGAGACACCAGTCGGACTAG
- the sucD gene encoding succinate--CoA ligase subunit alpha gives MSVLVDEDTRVVVQGITGGEGKFHTEQMLEYGTNVVAGAVPGRGGQEVAGVPVYDTVQQAAREEDANASVVFVPPAFAADACFEALDADGLDLVVAITEGVPTQDMSRVYRKLQETDTHLVGPNCPGVITPGVAKLGILPGNIFSSGNVGLVSRSGTLTYQVVDNLTQRGIGQTTAIGIGGDPIIGTDFVDALELFEADPDTHAVAMCGEIGGEDEEEAARFIGEHMDTPVVGFIAGRTAPPGKRMGHAGAIVSGSGTGTAESKINALENNGVPVGDTPEEVADHVEDLL, from the coding sequence ATGAGTGTTCTTGTAGACGAGGATACGCGCGTTGTCGTGCAGGGTATCACCGGCGGCGAAGGGAAGTTCCACACCGAGCAGATGCTGGAGTACGGCACCAACGTCGTCGCCGGCGCGGTGCCGGGCCGCGGCGGCCAGGAAGTCGCCGGTGTTCCGGTGTACGACACGGTCCAGCAGGCCGCCCGCGAGGAAGACGCCAACGCCTCCGTGGTGTTCGTCCCGCCGGCGTTCGCCGCCGACGCCTGTTTCGAGGCGCTGGACGCCGACGGACTCGATCTGGTGGTCGCGATCACCGAGGGTGTCCCGACCCAGGACATGAGCCGCGTCTACCGCAAACTCCAGGAGACCGACACCCACCTGGTCGGACCGAACTGCCCCGGCGTCATCACGCCCGGCGTCGCCAAACTCGGCATCCTGCCGGGCAACATCTTCTCGTCTGGCAACGTCGGCCTGGTGTCCCGCTCGGGGACCCTGACCTACCAGGTCGTCGACAACCTCACCCAGCGCGGGATCGGCCAGACGACCGCCATCGGCATCGGCGGGGACCCGATCATCGGGACCGACTTCGTCGACGCCCTGGAACTGTTCGAGGCCGACCCCGACACCCACGCCGTCGCGATGTGCGGCGAGATCGGCGGCGAGGACGAGGAAGAGGCCGCCCGCTTCATCGGCGAGCACATGGACACGCCGGTCGTGGGCTTCATCGCCGGCCGGACGGCCCCGCCGGGCAAGCGTATGGGCCACGCCGGCGCCATCGTCTCCGGGAGCGGCACCGGGACCGCAGAGTCCAAGATCAACGCTCTAGAGAACAACGGTGTGCCGGTGGGCGACACGCCGGAAGAGGTCGCGGACCACGTCGAAGACCTGCTGTAA
- a CDS encoding DUF5793 family protein, which translates to MRRDYFTVDIESESPDGTPTVRIDYDGPDGELQERLTTADDVLDASEIDVTFRRQPDAPNGVLSLTNRLTGEYVLEANVTMELVDSLVDAAEDRDDGRYEVRLTDSTGKSRVYEKRTLLVYDADGSLLRQRSLIPGGVEL; encoded by the coding sequence ATGAGGCGCGACTACTTCACCGTCGACATCGAGAGCGAGTCCCCCGACGGTACGCCGACCGTACGAATCGACTACGACGGCCCCGACGGCGAGCTTCAAGAGCGCCTCACGACAGCCGACGACGTACTCGACGCCAGCGAGATCGACGTGACCTTCCGCCGACAGCCCGACGCCCCGAACGGGGTCCTCTCGCTGACGAACCGACTGACCGGCGAGTACGTCCTCGAAGCGAACGTCACCATGGAGCTCGTCGATTCCCTGGTCGACGCGGCAGAAGACCGTGACGACGGCCGCTACGAGGTCAGGCTGACCGACAGCACCGGCAAGTCCCGCGTCTACGAGAAACGGACGCTCCTGGTCTACGATGCCGACGGGAGCCTCCTCCGCCAGCGGAGTCTGATCCCCGGCGGCGTCGAACTCTAG
- a CDS encoding glycosyltransferase family 87 protein, translating to MSTAARLWSLRRRRPVFVVVVAITALSLFVYPLVDWWLRSIEVAPKFVYWDFGAFSGAVDRWEAGKSLYVQNEDGGYHGSYLYPPLVVVLFVPFTELGAEAATAWNIASVAFLWFSLQALVTGLGYRLRWWESSLMLPLLVGFQPLLISLKLGQMAPFMAGLLTLSAAVMVQSDGRLKQGVSGAATAVVGLVKFAYAPVGAHLLRSRTRLLGAVTAGVVFVGASVLLVGVEAHRTYIDVLAWGVGQGGGTRPPTLWLPPYYRPIHWLPGAQALRLLGSFAIIAVAGLTDWGSDRTLFALGVSAFALLTPLPYTYYFVALLPAVVLLVDEELTADGYPALPVLGLLCVHLHAYGLNFLANHLPSMLPPVQVLRPYFVLQPGLWGTLLLVGTATLQVARDAERPDALRTGAEEPESASTDD from the coding sequence ATGTCCACTGCCGCCCGACTGTGGTCGCTCCGGCGGCGGCGGCCGGTGTTTGTCGTCGTCGTCGCGATCACTGCCCTCTCGCTGTTCGTCTATCCCCTCGTCGACTGGTGGCTCCGATCGATCGAAGTCGCGCCGAAGTTCGTCTACTGGGACTTCGGTGCTTTCAGCGGCGCCGTCGACCGCTGGGAGGCCGGGAAGTCGCTGTACGTGCAAAACGAGGACGGCGGCTACCACGGCTCGTACCTCTATCCGCCACTGGTCGTGGTGCTGTTCGTCCCGTTCACGGAACTGGGCGCCGAAGCCGCGACGGCCTGGAACATCGCCAGTGTCGCCTTCCTCTGGTTCTCGTTGCAGGCGCTCGTCACCGGGCTGGGCTACCGGCTCCGGTGGTGGGAGTCGAGCCTCATGCTCCCCCTGCTCGTCGGGTTCCAGCCGCTGCTCATCTCGCTGAAACTCGGCCAGATGGCGCCGTTTATGGCCGGACTGCTCACGCTCTCGGCCGCCGTGATGGTCCAGTCGGACGGCCGGCTGAAACAGGGCGTCAGTGGCGCAGCGACGGCGGTCGTCGGCCTCGTGAAGTTCGCGTACGCACCGGTCGGCGCCCACCTGCTCCGCAGTCGGACACGCCTTCTCGGGGCCGTCACAGCGGGCGTCGTCTTCGTCGGAGCGTCGGTCCTGCTCGTCGGCGTCGAGGCCCACCGGACGTACATCGACGTGCTCGCCTGGGGAGTCGGTCAGGGCGGCGGCACTCGCCCGCCGACACTGTGGTTGCCGCCGTACTATCGCCCGATTCACTGGCTCCCGGGCGCCCAGGCACTGCGGCTCCTCGGGAGTTTCGCGATCATCGCGGTCGCCGGCCTGACCGACTGGGGCTCGGACAGGACCCTGTTCGCGCTGGGTGTGAGCGCGTTCGCGCTGTTGACGCCGCTGCCCTACACCTACTACTTCGTGGCGCTGTTGCCAGCGGTCGTCCTGCTCGTCGACGAGGAGCTAACCGCGGACGGCTATCCGGCGCTGCCGGTGCTGGGACTGCTCTGTGTCCACCTGCACGCGTACGGGCTGAACTTCCTCGCGAACCATCTGCCGTCGATGCTCCCGCCGGTGCAGGTGCTCCGGCCGTACTTCGTCCTCCAGCCGGGCCTGTGGGGGACGCTCCTGCTCGTCGGAACGGCGACACTCCAGGTCGCCCGTGACGCGGAGCGTCCCGACGCGCTTCGGACCGGCGCCGAGGAGCCGGAGTCGGCTTCGACCGACGACTGA
- a CDS encoding NAD-dependent protein deacylase, which translates to MPTDRTETAAVAESELDALADHIRSASSTVTLTGAGVSTASGIPSFRGEDGLWDRFDPMAFHRRRFDADPEGFWRDRVSLREAIDGDRDPEPNAAHRALVDLEAAGHLDAVVTQNVDGLHGDAGSERVLELHGTNRRVVCDDCGERADATPVFERAATDEVPPRCPCGGVYKPDVVLFGESLPEETLSEAQRLTRECDLLLAVGSSLSVRPASLLPKLAVDAGGRLVVLNFDPTERDELADLAVRSDVTAVLPAVVDRL; encoded by the coding sequence ATGCCCACCGACCGAACCGAGACAGCGGCTGTCGCCGAGTCGGAGCTGGACGCGCTCGCTGACCACATCCGGAGCGCGTCCTCGACCGTCACGCTGACCGGTGCCGGCGTCTCGACGGCGTCGGGGATCCCGTCGTTCCGGGGCGAGGACGGGCTCTGGGACCGATTCGATCCGATGGCCTTCCACCGGCGGCGGTTCGACGCCGACCCCGAGGGGTTCTGGCGGGACCGCGTCTCGCTGCGCGAGGCGATCGACGGCGACCGCGACCCCGAACCGAACGCCGCACACCGGGCGCTCGTCGACCTGGAAGCCGCCGGCCACCTCGACGCCGTGGTCACGCAGAACGTCGACGGCCTCCACGGCGACGCGGGTAGCGAGCGAGTCCTCGAACTGCACGGCACCAACCGCCGGGTGGTCTGTGACGACTGCGGCGAGCGGGCCGACGCGACGCCCGTCTTCGAGCGAGCAGCGACGGACGAGGTGCCCCCTCGCTGTCCGTGTGGCGGTGTCTACAAGCCCGACGTGGTCCTCTTCGGCGAGTCGTTGCCCGAGGAGACGCTGTCGGAGGCACAGCGGCTCACTCGGGAGTGTGACCTGTTGCTCGCGGTCGGTTCGTCGCTCTCGGTCAGGCCGGCCTCGCTGCTGCCGAAACTGGCGGTCGACGCGGGCGGGCGGCTGGTCGTGCTCAACTTCGACCCGACCGAACGGGACGAACTGGCTGACCTGGCCGTCAGAAGCGACGTGACGGCGGTCCTCCCGGCCGTCGTCGACCGGCTCTAG
- a CDS encoding rubrerythrin-like domain-containing protein — translation MYECFECGSRTKAPSARVCPDCGGTLQNLGRGRDL, via the coding sequence GTGTACGAATGTTTCGAGTGTGGGTCGCGGACGAAGGCGCCCAGTGCCCGCGTCTGTCCCGACTGTGGCGGGACGCTCCAGAACCTCGGCCGGGGCCGTGACCTCTGA
- a CDS encoding hybrid sensor histidine kinase/response regulator: protein MADTVVCLVVDDEGGTVWSALDAADGVAVEGVDGDALADRLGSGDGDVVIVHDDPPDRDGVELFLSARAKSSVPVLLVGIDPTPDRIEAAVTAGVTDYLPWTDGPSLAARVRGYAARPMLDPYAQAAEYAEFGSGLSHDAKNPLNVVTGRLELLDVDSTHEDAIDRSLSRVGTLLDDLSTVGKLSRPVVDPEPTSIEAVATDVWGRMNVPDATLSVTATGDVPAEDGRLRELFERLFENAVTHGGDAVAVEVGETADGFYVADDGEGIPDDDRQRVFEGGYGTTREGEGYGLYVVKRIADAHGWTVDAVESETGGARIDVRTRRVRQ from the coding sequence ATGGCCGATACGGTGGTGTGTCTCGTAGTGGACGACGAGGGTGGGACTGTGTGGTCGGCGCTGGACGCCGCCGACGGTGTCGCGGTCGAGGGGGTCGACGGCGACGCGCTCGCGGACCGACTGGGATCGGGTGACGGTGATGTCGTGATCGTTCACGACGACCCACCCGACCGCGACGGTGTCGAGTTGTTCCTGTCGGCCCGGGCGAAGTCGTCCGTCCCGGTCCTCCTGGTCGGAATCGACCCCACTCCCGACCGGATCGAAGCGGCAGTCACCGCCGGCGTCACGGACTATCTCCCCTGGACGGATGGCCCCTCGCTGGCCGCCCGTGTCCGGGGCTACGCGGCCAGGCCGATGTTGGACCCCTACGCGCAGGCCGCCGAGTACGCCGAGTTCGGAAGCGGGCTCTCACACGACGCCAAGAACCCGTTGAACGTCGTCACCGGTCGACTGGAACTGCTCGATGTCGACTCGACACACGAGGACGCGATCGACCGCTCGCTGAGCCGTGTGGGGACGCTTCTGGACGACCTCTCGACGGTCGGGAAGCTGTCGCGGCCGGTCGTCGACCCCGAGCCGACCTCCATCGAGGCGGTTGCGACCGACGTGTGGGGCCGGATGAACGTCCCGGACGCGACGCTTTCGGTGACGGCGACCGGCGACGTGCCCGCCGAGGACGGGCGGCTCCGCGAGCTGTTCGAGCGGCTCTTCGAGAACGCCGTCACACACGGCGGGGACGCCGTCGCCGTCGAGGTCGGCGAGACGGCCGACGGGTTCTACGTGGCCGACGACGGCGAGGGGATCCCGGACGACGACCGACAGCGGGTGTTCGAGGGCGGCTACGGGACTACCCGTGAGGGAGAAGGGTACGGGCTGTACGTGGTCAAACGGATCGCCGACGCCCACGGCTGGACGGTCGACGCCGTCGAGAGCGAGACGGGCGGTGCACGGATCGACGTTCGGACGCGACGAGTGCGCCAGTAA
- a CDS encoding type II/IV secretion system ATPase subunit: MSNPETPDAGDDVRNPLGRIRAWLSQTATLLGGGAIPESKYDPSRHQPLVEFDGLDGYEEIDRYWLNTPFAFVSINRDHERDEHRYHVVEPQLDEVEEELLDRLFEDIRGPLIYRDVVDDDPEVALHEELRARLEEYGVVVEPETYYRLFYYLYRSFQGYGHIDPLMHDPNIEDISCDGASLPIFAYHDEYTDIETNIVFEEEELNNFVIQLAQRSGRHVSVADPVVSTTLPDGSRIELALGEEVTPRGSAFTIRKYADEPFTPIDLLEYGTFSLEMLAYLWLAIESNRSLIFAGGTAAGKTTSMNAVSMFIPPRSKVLTIEDTRELSLYHDNWLSSVTRERLDDSDITMYDLLRSALRHRPEYIIVGEVRGEEAITLFQAMNTGHTTFSTMHADSVQTVINRLENEPINVPRPMVQSLDILCVQVLTRSGDERVRRAKTLAEIEGIDQRTGELDYSNTYAWEATEDRFRENNSELLDEIRNERGWSQSQLLRELNNRQQFLQYLQDEGIRDYRRFTAMVNKYYADSEAVMERIQSAATV; encoded by the coding sequence ATGTCCAACCCAGAGACACCCGACGCAGGCGACGACGTTCGGAATCCGCTGGGCCGGATCCGGGCCTGGCTCTCCCAGACGGCGACGCTGCTGGGAGGCGGCGCGATCCCCGAGTCCAAATACGATCCGAGCCGACACCAGCCCCTCGTCGAGTTCGACGGCCTCGACGGCTACGAGGAGATCGATCGCTACTGGCTCAACACCCCGTTCGCGTTCGTCTCGATCAACCGCGACCACGAGCGGGACGAACACCGGTACCACGTCGTCGAACCACAGCTCGACGAGGTCGAGGAAGAGCTACTCGATCGGCTGTTCGAGGACATCCGCGGCCCGCTCATCTACCGGGATGTCGTCGACGACGACCCGGAAGTCGCGCTCCACGAGGAGCTGCGCGCCCGCCTGGAGGAGTACGGAGTCGTCGTCGAGCCCGAGACGTACTACCGGCTGTTCTACTACCTGTATCGGTCGTTCCAGGGGTACGGGCACATCGACCCCCTGATGCACGATCCGAACATCGAAGATATCTCCTGTGACGGGGCGAGCCTGCCGATCTTCGCCTACCACGACGAGTACACCGACATCGAGACGAACATCGTCTTCGAAGAGGAGGAGCTGAACAACTTCGTCATCCAGCTCGCACAGCGGTCCGGGCGACACGTCTCGGTCGCCGATCCCGTCGTCTCGACGACACTCCCGGACGGCTCGCGGATCGAACTGGCGCTCGGCGAGGAGGTGACCCCGCGGGGCTCGGCGTTTACGATCCGGAAGTACGCCGACGAGCCGTTCACGCCGATCGACCTGCTGGAGTACGGGACCTTCTCACTGGAGATGCTCGCCTATCTCTGGCTCGCGATCGAGTCCAACCGCTCGCTCATCTTCGCCGGCGGGACCGCCGCTGGCAAGACCACCTCGATGAACGCCGTCTCGATGTTCATCCCGCCCCGCTCGAAGGTGCTGACCATCGAGGATACCCGCGAGCTATCGCTGTACCACGACAACTGGCTCTCCTCGGTGACCCGCGAACGGCTGGACGATTCAGACATCACGATGTACGATCTGCTGCGGTCCGCGCTGCGCCACCGGCCCGAGTACATCATCGTCGGCGAGGTCCGGGGCGAGGAGGCGATCACGCTGTTCCAGGCGATGAACACCGGCCACACCACGTTCTCGACGATGCACGCCGACTCCGTCCAGACGGTGATAAATCGCTTAGAGAACGAGCCGATCAACGTCCCGCGGCCGATGGTCCAGAGCCTCGATATCCTCTGTGTCCAGGTGCTGACCCGCTCGGGCGACGAGCGTGTCCGTCGGGCGAAGACCCTGGCCGAGATTGAGGGGATCGACCAGCGGACGGGGGAACTGGACTACTCGAACACCTACGCCTGGGAGGCGACCGAGGACCGGTTCCGCGAGAACAACAGCGAACTGCTCGACGAGATCCGGAACGAGCGCGGGTGGAGTCAGTCACAGCTCCTGCGGGAACTGAACAACCGTCAGCAGTTCCTCCAGTACCTCCAGGACGAGGGGATCAGGGACTACCGTCGGTTCACCGCGATGGTCAACAAGTACTACGCCGACTCAGAGGCCGT
- the sucC gene encoding ADP-forming succinate--CoA ligase subunit beta: MRLHEYQAKQVFADAGVPTPASQLAETVDEAVDAAEEIGYPVAIKAQVHVGGRGKAGGIKLVENTEEAREAAEDIIGMDLKGYHVSTVLVEEAVDFVNELYVGVTMDRGEGEPVAMVSTKGGVNIEEVAEEDPDAIAREHIDPAFGMHPFQARKVVYEAGVDRDVANDVASVLTTLYQLWDDRDGSDVEVNPLMITSDDEVVAADAVMNIDDDALFRQPELSEMAEEASEGDELEQKADEYGFDYVRLSGNVGIIGNGAGLVMTTLDLVDYYGGEPANFLDVGGGAKAQRIANALDMVFSDDNVDSVVFNIFGGITRGDEVAQGINQALEQFDEIPKPVTVRLAGTNAEEGMEILNEELVTVEHTLEDAVQRAVEYAKEVEA, encoded by the coding sequence ATGCGCTTGCACGAATATCAGGCGAAGCAAGTCTTCGCCGACGCGGGAGTCCCCACACCCGCTTCGCAGTTGGCCGAAACGGTGGACGAGGCCGTCGACGCGGCCGAAGAGATCGGCTACCCGGTCGCGATCAAGGCACAGGTACACGTCGGTGGCCGCGGGAAGGCCGGCGGCATCAAGCTCGTCGAGAACACGGAGGAGGCCCGCGAGGCCGCCGAGGATATCATCGGGATGGACCTCAAGGGCTACCACGTCTCGACGGTGCTGGTCGAGGAGGCGGTCGACTTCGTCAACGAGCTGTACGTCGGCGTGACGATGGACCGCGGCGAGGGCGAGCCCGTCGCCATGGTCTCGACAAAGGGTGGCGTCAACATCGAGGAGGTCGCCGAGGAAGACCCCGACGCCATCGCCCGCGAGCACATCGACCCCGCGTTCGGGATGCATCCCTTCCAGGCCCGGAAAGTCGTCTACGAGGCCGGCGTCGACCGCGACGTGGCAAACGACGTGGCGTCGGTGCTGACGACGCTGTACCAGCTCTGGGACGACCGCGACGGCAGCGACGTGGAGGTCAACCCCCTGATGATCACGAGCGACGACGAGGTCGTGGCGGCCGACGCCGTCATGAACATCGACGACGACGCCCTGTTCCGCCAGCCGGAACTGTCCGAGATGGCCGAAGAGGCAAGCGAGGGCGACGAACTCGAACAGAAGGCCGACGAGTACGGCTTCGACTACGTCCGCCTCTCGGGCAACGTCGGGATCATCGGCAACGGCGCCGGGCTCGTGATGACGACGCTGGATCTGGTCGACTACTACGGCGGCGAACCCGCCAACTTCCTCGACGTTGGGGGCGGCGCGAAGGCCCAGCGGATCGCCAACGCGCTCGATATGGTGTTCTCCGACGACAACGTCGATTCGGTCGTGTTCAACATCTTCGGCGGCATCACCCGCGGTGACGAGGTCGCACAGGGGATCAACCAGGCCCTCGAACAGTTCGACGAGATTCCCAAGCCGGTGACGGTCCGGCTGGCCGGGACCAACGCCGAGGAGGGGATGGAGATTCTGAACGAAGAACTCGTGACCGTCGAGCACACGCTGGAGGACGCCGTCCAGCGTGCGGTCGAGTACGCGAAGGAGGTGGAAGCATGA
- a CDS encoding DUF7549 family protein: MVWVKSEYAGELAVLSTWLVGLAPWSISTFSVSGLTVAAFRFLPFRVQYIFGGTVPGERPFLWVWNVGAFQESAELTLAGQFGTAAFVCYLFPFWLSLYYYYEEERVTALLPVDPVGLFAGLLGLVGLLSLAASVLFVRYFAGTTIPVGSVLALVLAFLLATVDRT, from the coding sequence ATGGTGTGGGTCAAATCAGAGTACGCTGGCGAACTCGCGGTGCTTTCGACGTGGTTGGTCGGGCTGGCGCCGTGGTCGATCTCGACGTTCTCCGTCTCGGGGTTGACCGTCGCCGCGTTCCGGTTTCTCCCCTTTCGCGTCCAGTACATCTTCGGTGGGACCGTTCCCGGTGAGCGCCCGTTTCTCTGGGTCTGGAACGTTGGAGCGTTCCAGGAGTCTGCCGAGCTGACACTCGCCGGCCAGTTCGGGACCGCCGCGTTCGTCTGCTACCTGTTCCCGTTCTGGCTCAGCCTCTACTACTACTACGAGGAAGAGCGAGTCACGGCACTGTTGCCGGTCGACCCCGTCGGGCTGTTCGCCGGCCTGCTGGGACTGGTCGGGCTCCTCTCGCTGGCCGCGAGCGTCCTCTTCGTCCGCTATTTCGCGGGCACGACGATCCCTGTCGGCTCCGTCCTGGCGCTCGTGCTCGCGTTCCTGCTGGCGACAGTGGACCGAACCTGA